The genomic region GCCTTTTGAAGATTGGTCTGTTGCAACAGAATATTACATTAAACATTCCAGGCAAAAAGGGTGCTTCAAAAATGTTTTCGGTGACCTTTGAAGATCAATCTTCACCACCGAAAAGCTATCGATGCCGTTTAAATCTTACATTGTCCTTTCCAATGGTTTGAGTGACCGTTGGCATAGGTATTTTTTCAGCACTTGCcgttttacttaaattttttttttaatcttcgaCATCTGATTTTTTAGGAGGAtggatatttttaattattcattgtTTTTACATTTAACTAAACTGCGATAGACTGAAATGGGATGCTAAAAATTAGagaattaaattatatgtactATCAACATTTTCGTTAGccgaaattaatttcaaatatttcttcggCTTTGCAAGCAATTAAAATGACAATGTTTAAATCTGCAGGATTGTCAATACACTTATAACATTGAGATCGAGGAAGCGaaattataaacatattatttttcacacatttttcttGGCATTCATacattaaaaaagtattaaaataaaacacaacaaaattaGCGCTCACCGTAAAGAAGCAACACATAGAGCAAAAAACACGAACAGCAGCAGCGGCCGGAATCGAAAACAAATCACAACAGAAGACGAGATCCATGACATGGCTGAGGGCACTTTTGGAGGCATTTCTTATTTTGAAACAATCGACCTGACAGTAATGCGCGTTCCGCTAACAAGAAATATCTGGCAATTGTTCCACtattttatttacgaaattCTCAGGCGGCGGAAATCATTACAACCGATAATAAATTAATCACAAATTACATTTAAATGTGAGCAAGTGAAATCAACCAACACGAGCGACGCTTCGAAGAGAAGAGAAGCCAAGAGATTTATCGTCAAAAAAGTTGATCTTTTTCCAATGAGTATTGTAATGTATTTTCCGAACCGACGCGTGCCTTATGAACGCTGAAATATGAATGCGAAAAGCGTGCCAAAACAAGTGGCTAACGCTAACCCGCAGCTTGCGACCTAGCACGCTACGTACGCGCGTtcaaattttactgaagtggtaAGCTAAGCGCCACGGCGTTATTTCCGAACACTTTATCGCAGCGTAGAGCGCAGGCTGACGCGCTGCTCGCGTAAGCGTAATGATAATGACATTAACGCTGACGCGTATGATGTTTGTTATTATCTGTTAGATCTGACAGCATCGTGTACTGTTTTGCGCGGTAGGCGCATCATTAGATATCATAGCTTTTATGCTATTTTGCATTGAGAGAATTATTTCGTAAACAAGAGCTGTCAACCAAACTTTGTCGCTACACATGTAATTTTATTGCTTACCAAAACGATGATGTATGATGCATCTACAtactataagtatataaaatttgttagcGGTAggataaaattaaagtaaaattgttAGTTATTCTGAGAATATGCATGCCCAGAGAACCTATAAAAGGCAGACAAAATGGAGTAATCGGCATTTTCAGTTCCAGAatctgataaaaaaaatgtacatatgttgctgaaaaatcaaaagtaaaaaCCATTAAGTTCATTTTATATGTTCGAAGTTGTAATGGGAGTGGCGGATTCCTCTTTAACATTCgattcttttttgtttgacaagtgACAATTGAAAGATTTAGTTTTTTTACGAAACAACGAAATTCTTATACGATATTGtgctataaattatatttcacacCTGCTTTTGTactatgtaaatttttttacgcTCTCTAAGTATGTGAGCGTATTTTTTCACTCACCGTGTCCtcgtttttcattatttttcattataccctgaacagggtatattaagtttgtcacgaagtttgtaacacccagaaggaatcgtcggagacccaataaagtatatatataaatggtcagtatgtcgagctgagtcgatttagccatgtccgtctgtctgtctgtccgtctgtctgtatatatacgaactagtctctcagtttttaagatatctttttgaaattttgcaaacgtcattttctcttcaaaaagctgctcatttgtcggaacagccgatatcgggccactatacatatatctgccatacaaactgaacgatcggaatcaagttcttgtatggacaattttcacatttgacaagatatattcacgaatttggtatatgttattttttaaggcaacaatgtaatctataaaaaattgtttagaacggattactatagcatatagcttccatacaaactgaacatatagttactaacagaaatgcacctgtgaagggtatttagcttcggtgcaaccgaagttaacgttttttcttgttaacacCTTCTATATTTAACATTGAATATTAATTCCGCGGAatgaagttgtaaataaatacaggatattaaattaaatttactataTAATTTACATTGTGTATTCAATAAGACTCTGCGGAAAAATTCAACGGGAATCATATAGAATTTTTGGCATATCATTTAGGTAGAAGTAAAAAATTCTAATGAGTAAATAAATTTAGTCGTAAAATTACACAATTAtcgaaaaaaggaaaaagaaaaaacgtgtTGGCCATTCCTTAAATGGTGTTAGGAAATCTGATGATCTCAGTGGACACCGAAGGTGGGATAAATTCTTTCAGACTAAATACTGCGGCTGGCCGGAAAAACGTAAAAGTTGACAGTTTCCTGAaggtttttaaagttttaaaggaatttaaaggagttgaaattcaattcaaaaagTCTATAtttcgcctaaaagtatgcaatgcgCTAACTATATGATTTGAAAGTAGTTTACATTTGGCGATTTAATATGAAACAGTTAGAAATTAGATGTGAATTAGCAGAAACCGAAAAATTCGTAGTATGtatctttgtttttttacacAATTAATAATTCAGTAagtcaatttatattttataaaatgttaattttaaagtaaaagttatatttcctttttgcaaaatatgtctttgtatttgaattttttgcttttactaaaaataaaatatgtacatgtgtatactaTTTGGCTAGTAAAATTCAACTAACTAACATGTGGGTTCtattattttcagtttagaCTCAAAATAAATTAACCATTCATTTTGTTTGATTActcatttcaaaactaaaattactTCTGCACTAAGCATTTACagcagggttctcatttactactccgtagcagcaaaatttctaaaattattgctatgctatcgctaccgctctcactttgtcgggagccgcagcatagccttagcataacaatgtaaagtatgtgctctactctgctccgagttttgttaggtaaaaaactatagctggagcgggagcaaaaaattaaattctgcgctatgctctggcgtagcggtaacaaaaaattgggagcggtagcacagcagagcaaatgaaaattttcatctgctacagctcccgaatgtgtttgttgttttttttttcttttttgctattttctggcataatatttgaattaattgaataattcaaacaaaaaatgttatgcaaatcattttggcacttttGTTGCATAaagtgactttataaatctaaaatcaaatattttaagaaatatattaataaagtgaattagataataattgaataaattataaatttttttttattatgtaaaatatttaccaattttatattaccaaaaacatcatctattccaaatgtattacaatactaaattactatgaattttcgaaattaattttaactatgtacatatactttccccctttttatatacattaagagtgttttttttttgaactattaatttttttcagtcccgtcacgaaatttccttggaaataccctaaaaaaaattccctgaaaattttagccctaaatatttacattaagaactggaccgaggcttgtaaaaattttccatagaaaatacactacaatcctgatttttatctttaaattcctacagatcagaggtattttatggcatttttatatgtgcggaagaaattgcgggaatatagcgcgggaattcccgcaattgttttattgaaggaaacatgaatgacgggaattctcgcaatttacgcgaatgtgttaatccattgcactgtgtatttgcagttctattctaccattcccaatatttagcaattttataattttttaggaagaatcagtttgaaattgtacgcatatacatacttcaatgtatattgcaaagaatcgaaaagatttctgtatatctaaaattataataaacctttttatcaacactccaattattccgctatatctttatgttagatatcccgtttggtttgttatgaatgcatttgcgtccttgaccaataatctagcaaagtatccgcagtgccttgacgatgaaaatttcaatgccattttttgttgtgatattaaatatatcggacgggttcgtcttaaaagaaaactacctggttaaggagcaaaatcagtataacccatatactaagcatgtttggatatgaaaattttttacttatttctttctatttttgaattactaaaattttctaatgatttttacataaattttgaacaaatgcttatgatttgaaatataatttttgtatttatgagctgtattgaattttagcataaagagataaaatgtatcctatgtccttaccctgcttctaaactacctccccaccaattttaagccaaatcggttcagccgttcttgagttataaacgactttcttttatataccaacttgtaccatacttgtaaatgccagaaaatagcaaaaaaaaaaagaaaaaaaacaacaaacacattcgggagctgtagcacatgaaaattttcatttgctctgctgtgctaccgctcccaattttttgctaccgctacgccagagcatagcgcagaatttaattttttgctcccgctccagctatagttttctacctaacaaaactcggagcagagtagagcacatactttacattgttatgctaaggctatgctgcggctcccgacaaagtgagagcggtagcaagagtaaaatgaaatgctacgagagtagcgtagtttttcaaacgctgattTACAGAcataacatatagtatattcaaaataatttcgtaGTTGgggaaaatgtatgtatttcaagAGTAAAAATAACTCGAACAAGCATTTTTCACTTtcgaaactaatattttttgcatgaaAGAAAAATGTTGCCAAGTTAAATGCATGTGTGACAGTAGTGAAATATGTTGTTATCTGATTTTATGTGTAATTTAATAAcgaatttttacttaaaataatcaATGTGGAAGTTATCATCAATCTTTTGTGAAAACGCTAAATGCGCGTTGTTCGTAATTTAGAACATTAATTTCCTGAGTAATTATATGTTTTATCTATTTCTTCGAGCTCTTTAAGCAAGCATTcgctttttaacattttcagtaAGCCATAACATTTTCTTCTGAGAACTAGTATTATCTTGTGATAATTCAAAGGTTATATTAACCGTCCTAAATGTTTACACTTCCTTCTGTTTTTACTCCTTAAACTctagtttgttttgttttaagcGCTTTCCTAGGAAACTAAACCACATTAGTATCGACACTTGTTGATTTCGCATATCAATTATCGTcagttgcttttaatttttcatttgtttcagCTTGCTTTTGTCTTTCAAATGCACGCACATCGGCCAAAGTCATGCCATACCACTCGTCAATCCATGTAAATGCTTGTCTATGACCCAACAACAGAACGTCGCGTATGCTACGTTGTATAAAATCTTCTACCTTGGTTTGTAAACCCCAAACTTCGAAGGAAGCATTTACCAGTTTGTAGGAACACATAATGGGATCATCCATGCTTCTCCAACCCTCGATGAGAGGACCGCGACCTAGTTAGTAtttgtacaataaaaaattaatatacgaATAAATTTAGTAATATTACACCTGTTTTCtcagatttgaaaaatttgggaTCCTcctcttttttataaagattCTGATTGGAAAGCTCATCAAATGCAATGTCTACTTCCTCCAATAAGCGTGTCTGTAATTCCTCTTCGCTAAGTCCCAGACACTATAAAAGCATGTTTAAGAAATggatgtaaatatacatataaatttattttgaacatatttaCGTTTTCTGAGCACCCATTATTATTCTCGTATCTAGTTTTGATTGTTATGCCTAATTTGGGCACGAAGGAgcactataaatataaaaaacaggTTATTTTTTGACTAAAATGCTTGTGGAAAATAATGTGTTTGCACTTACGGTATATTCTACAATTTGCGTCAAAGAATACAGCCGGTACACGTATATGAAAAGAACAAAGGCGTTTAATTCAAATTATAGTACAAGAGAGAGGTGTGGTTAATTCTAATTATTCATAATTATGAGGGTGGAATGGACAAGGGCACAACATCACACTTCAAgatgaattcaaatttttgcataaattttaattaagaaattaacataaaaaactaaaaaaaaaaacaagtaagaaagatcTAAGTTCGGGTacaactgaacaatttctactcGTGCAACTTGGAGCAAAACGCCacccagaggatcgaaatctaagcaattttatatatatgtacatattagggtgtttttttttaactcttttaatttttttaatccccACATGAagtttccttggaaataccaaaaaaaaaaacctgaaaatttgagcccttgaGTCGtaatgggcacttttgtagagtgttcaattctgtgAAAAATGTATCTAAAGTCAAAGctatgccataaaatgcctctgagctatagaaatttaaagacaaaaaatcacgattttcgtgtattttcaagggaaaatttttacatgccttggtccagtccttaaggggcactttcaaaacaaaaaatttttatatttgctttttcgatagcttatatttccataaatatcctgggaaatcgggaaggtcgtatcttgaatagtttttggatggcagcgttctaaagagctaccgctcggaggtgcaaacatatataagtgaaattttaaacgcatttttatcgaaacgacatttttcaaaattgctggcgtCATAGCTAAAcgacaaattgaccgatcgacttcaaattaaaactgagtatttttgaatacatttactatacaacgACCTACgatatttttgattggttgaaaattgtcaatttggcattaaaaaaacggcaattttttacctaaaaaaaacgattttttttttcaaaactacgccattttgataatttttaatattttacaaagatcgtaggtcattgtataggaaatatctttaagtttaataaacttttcaattttttttgtttcagctactcatacggccggaatcatgccagcagttggggcactttttctttggcacctccgaagtacgtaatttttcaacatttttgtagaaaaagaatttttaaatatagctgaaaatataatttattacgttcaaagaaattagaaatattcaatcgcatactttctcttaaaaaaaaattcacgaaaatcgcctaatttttcatgcgttacactggtatagccccttcatgttaatataataataagggctcaaattttcagggaatttttttttgggtatgttcaaggaaatttcatgacggaattgaaaaaaattaatagttaaaaaaaacaccctaatacatatacttatataactcatatactgaccaacaaattcggcataagatttgttagaaaaacgaaaatcattatatgtagtatatggagttggagtagtattgACCTGTTTtaatctattaactattatcatgacACATACCAAAACAATATtccctgagtttcattaaggtacctcaatCACAAatatatggagcaaagtcaacCGGTTGGTCCCAATGTTACAATAGAAACCGATAGTTGAaggaaagaggccgaaatggtTTGGGgaaaaaggtttcaagaccggacaATGCTCTTGTAGAACACAAGGAGGTGAtttagtaaccgatgcccagaatatactaaaattatggagggaacacttctccagcctgctgaatggcagtgaaagcacaacgccaggagaaggcgaacccgattccccaattgaagacgatggaacagacgttccattgcccgaccatgaagaagttcgaatagcaattatccgaagaacaacaaagcatcgtgggccgatggattggcgcccgagctattcaaacacggcggtgaagaactgataaggaccaTGCTTCTTTGTAAagtatggtcggacgaaagtatgcccaacgattggaatttaagtgtgcgctgcccaattcacaaaaagtgagacc from Bactrocera tryoni isolate S06 chromosome 3, CSIRO_BtryS06_freeze2, whole genome shotgun sequence harbors:
- the LOC120772358 gene encoding cytoplasmic phosphatidylinositol transfer protein 1, producing MVLCKEYRICMPLTVEEYRIGQLYMIARHSLEQSGDGEGVEVVESYEFEDPVHGKGHYTEKRIYLSSRLPYWIQAVCPRVFYVVEKSWNYYPFTITEYTCSFVPKLGITIKTRYENNNGCSENCLGLSEEELQTRLLEEVDIAFDELSNQNLYKKEEDPKFFKSEKTGRGPLIEGWRSMDDPIMCSYKLVNASFEVWGLQTKVEDFIQRSIRDVLLLGHRQAFTWIDEWYGMTLADVRAFERQKQAETNEKLKATDDN